The window CACCGAGGGTAATTATCGGGGCGATTGCGCGGTAGAACCAGTATAGCGGAGTTGCTCCGTATCGGCAGACGAATTTCGTGCGCTCGACACCGAGGTATGTCGGAGTTTGTTCCCCATGTGTCAGGTGGACGAGATTGATAATGAGGAACCCCAGCAGTGCCCCAGCACCGACTGATGCAAGTCCCGTATCCGCGAACATCGGCTCGAAGATGGCCGCCAATGCTGGTTCCGCGACAATTCCGACTGCGATGCTTGACGCGGTAATACCGACCTGGCAGCTGGTTAGATACAGTTCGAGGTTCTCAGTCATCTCCCACGCCCGCCGTAGACCGGATGTGTCGAACTCCGATTCCGGATACTGACGAACACGGGTAAGCGCGAATTCGATGGCGACGAAGTAACCGTTTGCCAGTATCAACAGCAGTCCAGCGACCAGTCGCATCGCTATTACGGCGGATTCCATCGTCCGGAGGTACTGACTCCAATTATTTGATTCCGGTGGCCGTTTTCAAAGCTGTACGTAGCCACAGTGAATACAAAATTATTTATTCCCACTTTTAGCACGAAAATACAGCAAATATCCGATTCTTCCTGATTCGATCTACACCACGATATCCGGTCAATACCGACGTGCGCCCGACACGGAACGCGGGCCTTTTCCCCATCCCCGGATAAACCACGATTATGAGCGTCCGTAACGATGTTTCCCCCGACACCCTCGGCGTCGAACTCACGGAAGACGGTATCGTCGTCGAGTACACCGACGGGCGAGAAGCGTTCTACAACGGGATTCCACAGAAAGTACAGAATACCCTCCGAACGCAGCCCGGCAAACTCGTACAGGTGCTCGTGACCGACCCGACCGAGACGGAAGGCGTGATGACGTACGTCAACGACCGCAAAACGCACGACGAAATCCTCGAATCGACCGGCGTCGGTCGGATCATCGTCGAACCGGGCGAGGAAGAGGAACTGTTTCCGGGCGTGACGGTGCGCTCGGAGGGTTACGCCATCGAAGTCGAGGCCGACCCGGAAATCGCCCGTGGTCGCGTCTTCGTCTTCGAAGAGGACGAAATCGGGGAACGCTCGTTCGAGTTCGTGAACGAGGACGACTGATGCCGCTCACGAAACGCTGGCGATCGCTCGACAGAGCCGCGGTCGGAAGCGCCCCGGAACGATGGGGGATGTACGAACTCGGT of the Haladaptatus caseinilyticus genome contains:
- a CDS encoding DUF5796 family protein; this encodes MSVRNDVSPDTLGVELTEDGIVVEYTDGREAFYNGIPQKVQNTLRTQPGKLVQVLVTDPTETEGVMTYVNDRKTHDEILESTGVGRIIVEPGEEEELFPGVTVRSEGYAIEVEADPEIARGRVFVFEEDEIGERSFEFVNEDD